One window of Ictalurus punctatus breed USDA103 chromosome 22, Coco_2.0, whole genome shotgun sequence genomic DNA carries:
- the usp30 gene encoding ubiquitin carboxyl-terminal hydrolase 30 — protein sequence MSRCGQEATEELLREFLRTRSSARYRVMKNWGVIGGIAAAVAVGVYVLWGPSADRKKRRRGMVPGLLNLGNTCFLNALLQGLATCPPFISWLQDFTSHSNSRLSSSDTQTDTQTDTQTDTQTDTQTDTQTDTQTDTQTDTQTDTRVSKTLLQLLTALSSSDPGEDDVLDAGCLLEALRLYRWHISSFEEQDAHELFHVLTSSLEEERERQPRVPHLFDMETLEKKAETSPDPVSCWSRGPLHPVPNLWRGQHPFHGRLTSYMACKRCERQSPVRYDSFDSLSLSIPAVQWGRPVTLDQCLQHFISSEMIQEVECENCTKKQAETEARQVLESQRTTFVKQLKLGKLPRCLCIHLQRLTWSPEGAPIKRHEHVQFSEYLSMDRYKHNSTTPRLQKASRAKKPTVEEPHDRNIANGVDPEHHNNNNNKPLSNGSVSSAFLLGLSPSDFSSSEYLFRLTAVLVHHGDTHSGHFVTYRRGPASFGPQWLWVSDESVRKASLQEVLSSSAYLLFYERVRR from the exons ATGTCTCGGTGCGGACAGGAGGCCACAGAGGAGCTGCTCCGAGAGTTTTTACGCACACGGTCGTCTGCCAG gtaTAGGGTAATGAAGAACTGGGGTGTGATTGGAGGCATCGCTGCCGCTGTGGCGGTGGGCGTGTATGTGCTCTGGGGTCCCAGCGCAGacaggaagaagaggaggagag gCATGGTGCCGGGGTTGTTGAACCTGGGAAACACGTGCTTCCTGAACGCACTGCTGCAGGGTTTGGCCACGTGTCCTCCTTTCATTAGCTGGCTCCAGGACTTCACTTCCCACAGCAACTCCCGTCTCTCCAGCTCGGACACGCAGACGGACACGCAGACGGACACGCAGACGGACACGCAGACGGACACGCAGACGGACACGCAGACGGACACGCAGACGGACACGCAGACGGACACGCAGACGGACACGCGGGTTTCCAAAACACTGTTGCAGCTGCTTACAG CTCTGTCCAGTTCTGATCCAGGAGAGGATGATGTTTTGGACGCAGGATGTCTTTTAGAAGCTCTTCGTCTGTACAGATGGCACATCAGCTCCTTTGAGGAACAG GACGCTCACGAGCTTTTCCACGTCCTCACATCGTCACTGGAGGAGGAGCGCGAGCGGCAGCCCAGAGTCCCTCACCTGTTTGACATGGAGACGCTGGAG AAAAAGGCAGAGACGAGCCCGGACCCCGTTAGCTGTTGGAGTCGAG GTCCTCTGCATCCCGTTCCCAACCTGTGGAGGGGACAGCACCCGTTCCACGGACGCCTGACCAGCTACATGGCCTGCAAACGCTGCGAGCGCCAG AGTCCGGTGCGTTACGATTCGTTCGACAGCCTCTCGCTGTCCATTCCTGCCGTTCAGTGG GGTCGGCCAGTTACTCTGGATCAGTGTCTTCAGCATTTCATCTCCTCGGAAATGATTCAAGAGGTGGAGTGCGAGAACTGCACCAAG aaacAGGCTGAGACTGAGGCCCGTCAGGTTCTGGAGAGCCAGAGGACGACATTCGTAAAGCAGCTTAAACTCGGAAAG ctccCCCGGTGTTTGTGTATTCACCTGCAGAGACTCACCTGGTCTCCCGAAGGCGCTCCCATTAAGCGACACGAGCATGTTCAATTCTCCGAGTACCTCAGCATGGACCGCTATAAACACAACAGCACCACACCGAGACTGCAGAAGGCCAGCAGGGCCAAAAAACCCACGGTGGAAGAACCGCACGATCGAAACATCGCCAACGGAGTCG ACCCAGAGcaccataacaacaacaacaacaagcctCTGTCGAACGGCAGCGTTTCCTCTGCCTTTCTCCTCGGCCTTTCTCCGTCCGACTTCAG CTCGTCGGAGTACCTGTTCCGGCTGACTGCGGTGCTCGTGCACCACGGCGACACGCACTCGGGTCACTTCGTCACGTACCGCCGCGGCCCGGCGTCGTTCGGCCCGCAGTGGCTGTGGGTGTCGGACGAGTCCGTGCGCAAGGCCAGCCTGCAGGAAGTGCTCTCCTCCAGCGCGTACCTGCTGTTCTACGAGCGTGTGCGCAGGTGA